A window of Halopseudomonas sabulinigri genomic DNA:
GCCGGAATTCACCCCGACCCTGCTGCTCGACACGGTGGAGCGCGAGCGCACCACGCACTTCTTCGGCGCCCCCGTCGCCTATCTGCTCACCGCGCAGCAACCGGATATTGCCCAGCGCGATCTCAGCTCCATGACCTGCTGGGTCTACGGTGGCGGCCCCTTATCGGCTGAACAGGTCGAATTGATCCGCCAGCGTATGGGCACCGAGCAGTTGTTCTGTGTGTATGGGCTGACCGAAGCCGGCCCCAGTGGCAGCCTGATGAAACCCGCCGAGCACAAAATCAAAGCCGGCTCCATCGGCTGCCGCGGCGCGCTGCACACCGAACTGCGGCTGATCGACGATGCCGGCCACCCCATCGCCGGCGAAGGCACCGGACAAATCCAGATTCGCACCGCCGCGACCATGCTGGGCTACTGGAACAAGCCCGAGGCGACCGCCGAATGCCTGCACGCCGACGGCTGGCTGGACTCCGGAGACGTTGCCCGGCGCGATGCCGACGGCTATTACTGGGTCCTGGCACGCAAGAAGGAGCTGATCATCAGCGGCGGCGTGAATATCTACCCGCGCGAAATCGAATCAGCGCTGGAGCAGCACCCTGCCATCGCCGAGGTAGCGGTAATCGGTGTGCCGCACGCCGAGTGGGGTGAAACCGTCAAAGCCTGCGTGGTGCTGCGCGAGCCACTGGACGACTGCGCCCAAATCCTGCGCACCTACCTGCAACCGCTACTGGCCGACTACAAGATTCCGCGCCTGTTCAGCCAGCACAGCGCCCTGCCGCGCAACGCCAACGGCAAGGTGATGAAGCACCAGCTTTAACAAAAAAGGGGCCTCGGCAGAGACCCCTTTCTACTTGGTGCACGGCCTGTGCCGCAGGACAGGCTGCAGGCCAACGTCAGTAGCGCAGCCCAAACAGGCGAAACAGAAAACCCAGCAGCCAGATGGGGCCGATCAGCAAAAATTGCAGGTCTTTGAAGAACGACGGTTTCTTGCCCTCAAGATGGTGGCCGATGAACTGGCCCACCCAAGCCAGCACAAAAATGGCTACGCAGGGCCAGAACACATAGGTCATCAGGCTGAGGATCAGCAGCATGAGTAACGACAGCACCAGCATCACCGCAGCGATGCGCCACGAGAGTGTGACGTAGAACGCCAATGCCGCCGCCACGGCGAGCATCGACACCCAGGGGTGTATCGCCCAGAGAATTCCCAGCACGCTGAAGGTAATCAGCGGCACGCAAATCCAGTGCAGCAGTTTGTTCATCGGATTGCGATGGCTTTCACCATACTCGTCGAACCATTGGTCAATCGCTTTCATAAACCACCTTGTTGTAGGTCTGATGTGGTGTTTTTACTGTCTCACAGTGTAGACAAAGCGCTCACCGTAACCAGTGTCGCAAGGCGCCATACCCAGTGTCATTGACAACCTGCGGCCCAGCGGCGATGCTCTGACTCACGCCGACTGGCGTCCCCGTTCGCGGAAAGGGCTGCGCCCGCTGTACCCACCTTCGATCTTGTCCATACGACACCCAGCCTGCCAGGCGGACACAGGCCCGATAAGGGGATCGTATGTCCACATCCAAAACATCCAGAAGCCCGGTCAGCCACGGCCGATTGAATCTTGAGCAGCAGCGCAAGCGCGCCAAGGAACTACTCAAGGCACTCAACGCCGGCAACCCGAGCGCGCTGCAACGCGTCAGCCTGCATTTGCCTGCGCGCAGCCAGGCATTGCGTCTGGCCGACGCGCAGTTGGTCATTGCCCGCGAGGCCGGCTTTGCCAGCTGGCCGCGACTGAAGAGCCATATCGACAGCCTGGAGCACGCCGGCCGCCGCATGTTGCGTGACGGCGACCAGGACCTGCGCACCCTGCACATTCGCTGCGGAAGCGACATTCAACACAACTTGAAAACCGCTGGTTTCAGCGGCGACTTTCTCGAATTTTCAGATCCTTTTTGCATCGGCCCGCTCAGCGCCAGCGAACCCGAAACGCTGCTGCGCCAGCGCGCCGTATTTCTTGCCGAAACCTTCGACCTGACCCTGGCCGATGCGCTCGCCCGTCAGCAGCAAAGCTACCGCCGCCTGCAACAGCTGGATGACTACCAGCGCTTTGTGCTCTGGTTTGAGCACGACAGTTACGACCAACTGATTCTCGCCTACCTGTTACAGCGTTTGCAGCAGCTGCGCCCCAGCGCGCAGATCGAAC
This region includes:
- a CDS encoding DUF1835 domain-containing protein; its protein translation is MSTSKTSRSPVSHGRLNLEQQRKRAKELLKALNAGNPSALQRVSLHLPARSQALRLADAQLVIAREAGFASWPRLKSHIDSLEHAGRRMLRDGDQDLRTLHIRCGSDIQHNLKTAGFSGDFLEFSDPFCIGPLSASEPETLLRQRAVFLAETFDLTLADALARQQQSYRRLQQLDDYQRFVLWFEHDSYDQLILAYLLQRLQQLRPSAQIELIAVDQIPGVQRFIGIGQLAPDVLSWLWPRRQPVSEALLELGSQAWQALTEQSPEALLQLIKNGTPALPMLGKALHRHLQQLPDEQHGLGLTEYLSLQILQQQGPLTAGQVFRELMLHQEPLPYLGDLMFWWLLQPLLSGATPLLQIDDPAPAWPQRLIRLTAQGEAVLAAKADGFAARGTPYWVGGVQLIPGAAHWRYDAERQQLHYHSA
- a CDS encoding class I adenylate-forming enzyme family protein, with the protein product MNIPDLLALNARKFPDQEALITPECRLDWASLHEQSLLLAAHLRTAYGISPQDRVALFMPNGYAWVLGYFAVLNLGAVVVPINARLAPAELDYILRDCGASLVLGCAEQYLTLAPLLSESRPGLNLDDLTKLLPHWTRKHTLEAIEPSAPCTLLYTSGTTGKPKGVLFNHINLLTVANTTAVEMDVRPDSRLLHMMPLTHSAPLHVFLLGGTYVGAAHIVLPEFTPTLLLDTVERERTTHFFGAPVAYLLTAQQPDIAQRDLSSMTCWVYGGGPLSAEQVELIRQRMGTEQLFCVYGLTEAGPSGSLMKPAEHKIKAGSIGCRGALHTELRLIDDAGHPIAGEGTGQIQIRTAATMLGYWNKPEATAECLHADGWLDSGDVARRDADGYYWVLARKKELIISGGVNIYPREIESALEQHPAIAEVAVIGVPHAEWGETVKACVVLREPLDDCAQILRTYLQPLLADYKIPRLFSQHSALPRNANGKVMKHQL
- a CDS encoding Mpo1 family 2-hydroxy fatty acid dioxygenase, producing the protein MKAIDQWFDEYGESHRNPMNKLLHWICVPLITFSVLGILWAIHPWVSMLAVAAALAFYVTLSWRIAAVMLVLSLLMLLILSLMTYVFWPCVAIFVLAWVGQFIGHHLEGKKPSFFKDLQFLLIGPIWLLGFLFRLFGLRY